TGAAACGTTAGATCACTTAGTTCGCTACATAGAAGATTTAGATTCAATTAAAGACCGCGCTACTGTTAGCCAAGAAGAACTCAGTAATCGTCTTGCAGAACAGATGAACAATCGCATGTATGTTCTTTCGATTGTTGCCGCTATTTTCTTACCTCTCGGTTTTCTTACTGGATTGTTCGGAGTCAATGTAGGCGGGATTCCCGGCGCAGAAAGCAGCGATTCTTTTGCCATATTTAATTTATTGCTTATTGGCGTCGTCATTATTCAAGTTTGGATATTCAAGAAAAAGAACTGGTTCTAATAATGGTTACTGACAAGTCATTTATCCGTGCCATCACGTCCCCCACTTCATCAATTAACGCTTCCTGTAACAAAGTGGGGGTGACGAACAAGGTAATCGTTTTCCTGTTCTACATCTTACTCACTCCTGAATACTTCACACCCGACAATTGCGCCATCTCTTTCTTCCAAGTCGCCAGATCATTTTTGTTAAACTTGTTTAGCGCATCATGCCCACAAGCTCTAGACATCACCTGCATCAACTCGACCGAGGCTTCAAAGAAGTTCTTCAACTGCACCGACGCTTTGCTAACATTCAACCTTTGGCGTAGGTCGGCCTTTTGAGTCGCAATACCAGCAGGACAATTGTTGGTGTTACACATCCGAGCCGCAACACAGCCAATGGATTGCATAGCACTATTGGATATAGCCACCCCATCGGCTCCTAATGCCATTGCTTTCACAAAATCCATTGGAACACGAAGTCCGCCCGTGACTATCAAGGTCACTTCTCCACTCACGCCTTGTTTATCTAGGTAAGCACGCGCTCGTGCTAATGCCGGAATGGTTGGCACACTAATATGGTCCCTAAACATCTCTGGTGCCGCGCCCGTACCCCCACCACGCCCATCAAGGATGATATAATCGGCACTGGCATCCAGCGCAAACTGGATATCACTTTCAATATGGTTGGCACTGAGTTTAAAGCCAATTGGAATACCACCGGTCACTTCACGAACTCTGTCTGCAAACTTTTTAAAATCTTCTGCGGTATGAAGATTCTTAAAGGTGGGCGGTGATATGGCAGCAGTCCCTGCTTCTATCCCCCTAACTTCGGCAATTTTCCCGATATTTTTATTGCCCGGCAAGTGACCACCTGTCCCTGTCTTCGCACCTTGGCCGCCTTTAAAATGAAACGCCTGCACATTGATTAACTTGGATTCATCATATCCAAACCCAGCGCTCGCGAACTCATAGAAGTAACGTGAGTTTGCGGCCTGTTCTTCCGGCAACATTCCTCCCTCTCCCGAGCATATTCCTGTTCCGGCCAACTCGGCTCCGGTCGCTAATGAAACCTTTGCTTCTTCCGACAGCGCGCCAAAGCTCATATCGGATACAAACAGGGGAATATTTAGTGTCAGTGGCTTTTTGGCATTGGGACCGATAACCAATTGAGTGCTCACTGGAACATCCTCTAGCAACGGCTTGGTCGCCATCTGTGCAACCATAATCTGTAGGTCATCCCAATGAGGGAGTTCATTCCTTGGTACACCCATCGACGTCATGGGACCGTGATGTCCCATTTTGGAGAGGCCTTCTCGTGCCAATTGATGGATAAATTCGACCGTCGGTTCTTCTTTGGTGGCTGCAGCGACCGGCATAGTACCTGCCGGCTGTATCTGAACACCGGGTCCTTCCTGCCCAACTTGTTCACTAGAGAACTGTTTATGAGATCCATCACAATAGGGTGGATTAGCGGTGTGTTTACAGCGACAAAGATAGGCCCCGCCACTTTCGTTCGCAATGAAGCTTTTAGGCTTAAAACCTGACCCTGCATGGGAGCCATCACAATAGGGCTGATTCCCTGAGCGACCACAGGTGCAAAAATAATACTCTTGATCTTTCGTCAATTCGACGTTGATAGGTTTGTTGTTTTCGACAATTGGGTTGCTCATATTCTGTCCTTATAATTGTTATATCCGCCTTTCGTGGCTTATCTATAAGGTTAGTAGAATACGCAACTCAGTGTATGTTAATTCACTGTATGCAGTCACAAAAAACAGGGAATGATGGGCATATTTAGCGAGAATTCCCTTTCCCACCCTTAACGAGATCTCAGTTCACAATACTTAACATAAAAACGTGGCCCTATGAATATCGTCGAACAACAAGATGAGCATCACATATACGACCCAATACGTAGTCTACTATTCGAGCGATATCAGGTTATTTATTAACCATAGATGCAGTTTTTACCGTTCGACAATATTGGAAGAGTTACATAATCATTATTTAGCAACTTCGAGGAAAATTCATGAAATTTGACAAGACAGTACTGGCTATAACGATGAGTCTCACCTTGGTGGCGCCTGTTTGCCAAGCAGAGGTTAAAAATCTCATTTTAATGATCGGTGATGGTATGGGACCACAGCAGGTTGGCCTACTAGAGTTATACGCTCGTGAAGCGCCAAGCTCTATATATAATGGCAAATCAACTGCGATCAGTAAGTTTGCTGAAGAAGGGCTCGTTGGCATGTCATTGGTACACCCCGATGATTCTATCGTCGTAGACTCCGCTTGTTCTGCTACTCAATTAGCTATTGGTCAATTTGCACCTTCTGAGGTTATTGGCCTTGATGCAAAGGGGAATCCTGCGGAAACCATACTTGAAAAAGCGAAGCGTTTAGGCAAAGCGACGGGTCTTGTCTCTGATACTCGCATCACCCACGCGACGCCAGCCTCTTTTGCTGCCCATCAACCGCACCGTTCACTAGAAAACACTATTGCGGCAGAGATGTTAGCTTCAGGTGTCGATGTCATGCTTTCAGGTGGCATACGCCATTGGCTGCCAAAAGAAGTGAATGACAAAGGGAAAATTTATGACGAATTTGTCGAAATGACTGACGGTGCAGTAAAAATAAAATCAAAACGTAAGGACAGCAAAAACTTAATTACTGATGCACATGACGCTGGCTACCAAATCGCTTTTACCAAAGACCAATTAGCCGCAACCACTAGCGATAGTAAATTACTCGGGTTGTTCGCCTACTCTGGTATGTATAACGGCATTCGCTATACCGCGACGAAAGATGACCCTAAACGTACACAACCAACGTTGAAAGAAATGACGATGAAAGCGCTTGATGTTTTGAGCCAAGATGAAGATGGATTTTTCTTAATGATTGAAGGTGGTCAGATTGACTGGGCGGGTCATAACAATGATGCGGGTACTATGCTGCATGACCTCTTGAAATTTGATGACGCTATCGAGTATGTCTACGATTGGGTTCAAAATCGCACAGATACCATGGTTGTCATCACAGCGGATCATGAAACGGGTTCATTTGGATTCAGTTATTCAGCCGCAAACTTACCTAAAGCTAAAAAGCTGCCCGGTTCTGGGTTTGCTGATCGCGAGTACAAACCAAACTTCAACTTTGGAGACAAATCGTTGTTAGATAGGCTCTACGCTCAATCTATGAGCTTCGATGATATGACGTCTGAATTCTACGATCTTGATAAGTCGATGCAAACGCCTGAGGCATTTCGTGACATCATGAATGACCATACCGATTTTCCAATTACTCTTGAACAAGCGACAGCTATCTTAACGGATGTACCCAATCCATATAAGACACCAGGGCATTCATACTTAAGCGCGGATACTCTGCCTGCTATACATGACTTCCAATCATTCTATGTATACGGCGATGAAATTCGGTGGGATCTTATGGGACGGGCACTGGCAGAGCAGCAAAACATTGTCTGGGGTACTGGTACACATACCTCTACACCCGTCGGGGTGATTGCTTGGGGCCCTATGAAAGAAATAAAGCCATTCTCTCAGATAACGCACCACTCCCAAGTTGGTCAGTACATGATGGATAACATTAAATAATAATAAGCACCAATCGCCAGACTTATGTTGAGCATAGGTTTGGCGTAATCGCCGATGAAACTCTCCCCTTCTCGGCTATTCCATGCTGACCATCGCCATTAAACACATAGAACTTCGCATGACACTCAATACCGTTTCCCTTAACCACTTGTGAGAAGGATCATTGTCGTATTTTGGGTGCCATATCAGCCAATATTTTTGTTTTGGCGCTTCAATAGGCAAAGGAAAATACTTGATTGAAAAAGATTGTTGCATGCTTATAGCAATGTGCTCAGGGATAACAAGCAACATATCGGAACGACAGATTGCCGTTAGCGCAGATGTAAAGAACGGGACAGTAAATTGAATTCGGCGACGGAGCCCTTGTTCGGCTAGTGCTGTCTCAACAAAGCTGTCTTTATCTCCGCCACCAGTCACCGAGGTGTGATTAAAGCGCAAGAAATCAGCCAGGCTTGGAACACTATTTACACGCAAAATAGTGGCATACCGCCCATGATTGCGTCTCGAACACGTCCTTACAGAACGAAGGTATCAAATGAATAGAATCATCAAGAGCGGCATCGTTTTGTCGAGCATGGCACTTGGCCTTACGGGCTGCCAACGTATACAACCTGAGGAATTTCAAGCTCAGACAGACCCCGCACCTTTGTGTCAATCCGCTATGTTTGATAAGTCAGCGCTGGTGTTCGACACTTTCTTACTGTGCGGAACAAAGGGAGTACCGATGGAGAAATTTACTCACGCAGCCAACGTGACCGCAGAGTGGCTAGATAATGATGAAGACGGTTATGTTGACGAGCCGCGTTTACTCACGACGATGCAAGCGAGCAAACCTGTCCTTCTGATGTCGGCAGACGGCCTATCTTCGTCGGCTATTTCTGATGTAATGAATGACCTAGACGGCTATCAACTTCAGGATTTAAGTGCCTCTGAGACAAACCCAACCGGCAGCCGACGCGATGCATCTCAAGAAGAAATTCATCACCTCATCATGGCATCCGGGTGGCAAAAACGCTTTCCTTCCATATTCGGTGATGCGCCAGAAAAGAACAGCGAACTCTATAAGATCTGGATGTCAGCAGAAGAGAATGATTTTTATTTTTACGGCGACCCTACCTGTGACGCCAACTGTAAAGTCACAGAATTTGTCTATCTTGCCTCTGCTTCCTATCTTGGTTCAACACGAGATGTAGAACACGATGAGATGCGCCTCAGAACACGACAAGAACTTAAGCAGAAACTACCAGCTATCGTCACCCTTTTTGAGTCACCCAACTACGTATATCCGACCTATCATTGGCCCGATGGCCAATATCCACACTCGAATAATATCCAATATACCGACTGAGGTAACACTGATTTTCTACTGGTCATTCACTGGTCATTCACCAGCATTGATTTATAAAGTACCCAAAGCAAAGCAAAACAAGCCTTGTCTTTGTAAACACGTAGTTTGACGTTCACTTTTGTAACCACTTTTACTGCGCTATGTATACCAACTACCACCACTATTAATGGATCTAAAATGAAAAAAATTATCTTTCTTACCTTCGCTGTCTTAAGTCTTTCGGCTTGTTCGGGTGTGCGCCAAACAGACCAAGCTTTCGATTCACATGCAGAAAGTGTTAACTTTCTATTTCTTCAGTTTCCTGGCGGTGACACTCAAGAGCGCGCGATGGAACTTGTACCAGAAAATGCCGAGGTCGTTACGGTTCAATCAACCCCTTCCGATACTACGTCTGTACTGGGTGTCTTAAACCGCCTGATTGGCATCGACCAAACTAAGGTTTCCGGTACCGTAGACACCGCTGAGTAAATGAACAAACTGTCTTGAATTCCACTGCCTAAGAATAAGCCCTACAATTGGGGCTTATTTTTTATATTTCGAAAACATCAGAGAACTCACCGACTGTCATGCCACCAATAAATAAGTGCAACTAAATTGTCTTATAAACAGGCAGACTTTAGCGTATTGCTATTTGATCACCTATTCTTTACTGATTCACTTCGAGTAGGCATTCTTAATGATTAAATCTACGATGGACGACACCCCGCTCGTTGGTATCGAGGTGTCGTATGACTACATCTTTAAAACGGTCATTGCAACGTCCTATAGCAAGTTATAGATAGATGGTAGGATGCCATTTCGAGAGTATATAGAGGTCATTTGATGAATATTCAACGCTGCCATTTCACATTAAAAAAACATGTTTTTTCAGGCTATGCGAAGCTTATGAAACCCATTACCAATCGTCTTTCTTTTCCAACACCAACCATTATCGCAAACCACTCGGCGGTGACGAATATGGTTGAACAATTGCAAATGGAAGGAATTCAACGTCCCGTCGTGATTACCGATAGCGTATTTAGTACGCTGCCAGCTTTTCAGATCTTAGTAGACGCATTGAATACGGCTTCAATTAATTATGCGATATTTGATGGCGTCGTTCCCGACCCTGATTTTGTTGTCATTAGTAAAGGCATTGAAGCGTGCAAGAGCCACAACTTTGACGCCGTAATTGCGATTGGTGGAGGGTCTTCTATCGACGCGGCTAAAGTCATTAATACCTGCGCATTAAATAACACTCTGCCAAGAAAAACGGTTGGCCTATTTAGGATAAGACGCAAAGGCGCCTATTTTGTCGCCATCCCGACGACCGCAGGAACAGGGTCAGAAACCACGATTGTTTCTGTCGTCACAGATGAAATTGATCATCAGAAGAAACAAGTCATCAGTATGAAGATTGTTCCCGACCTTGCCGTGTTAGACCCTAGGTTAATGATTGGCTTGCCCCCTGCTATTACCGCAACGACAGGAATCGACGCGCTCACTCATGCCATGGAATCCTATCTAAGTTTGTTTTCAACACCGGATCTAGACAAAATAAATCTAGACACGATTCGGGATATTTTTGCCTACCTACCTCAATGTTATGGGGAAGGGTCCACATCATTAGAAAATCGTTTAAAGATGGCTCAAGCCTCTCATAATGCTGGCATAACCTTTACTCAAACGAGTGTTGGTTGGGCTCATGGTATCGCACATCAACTCGGGGCGTACTATAAGATGCCCCACGGACTTGCCAACGCCTTAGTGCTTCCACATGTGTTGAAGTTTTATGTACCAACTGCAACAAAGAGAATGGCCGAGATGGCAGAAGCAATTGGTATCACTGAGGGCAGTAACTTAGAAAAGGCAAATAAATTAGTGGACAGCGTTATAGCGCTTTGTGAAATACTTAATATTAGAGTTGAACCCAATATGATTCAACAATCAGACATAAAAGCCATGAGTGCGAATATTATTAAAGAGGTGTACGTCAGTCCATATCCAGTGCCTCGTTACTTTGGTTCACAATATGAGCTTGAGGCCTTTATTTGTACTATCTTTAAATAAAATAAACCCTGAAACCTCCCCCTTTCAAAAAGGTATGAAATGTAGGACTCTGCGGTAAACATGAGTCCTACATCACTACATAAAGATACAACAGGTCGACTAGCTACACCTTAAAGCTATTGAGTAATACGTCTTGATCATTTACATTTTTTATTTGGGTTTTCATTGCCAAATTAGCATTACCCGCGGCCTCGGCAACTTGCTCAGAAAGAGATTTGATATTTAGAGTATTCGCGTTCACCTCTTCCGACACCAAGCTTTGTTCTTCCGCTGCTGATGCAATCTGAGTATTCATATCACTGATGGTTAGAATGAGTGCCTGAATATCACCTAGGGCCGAGTTTGCGCCTGTCGCTTGTTTAACGGCTTGATCCGCTTCAAGTTGACTTTGATTCATTGCTTCAGAAACGGATTTAGCACCGCTTTGCAACTGTTCTATCATGCCCTTTATTTCTGTTGTCGATTTCTGCGTTTTTTGAGCCAGATTTCTAACTTCATCAGCGACCACAGCAAAACCTCGACCTGAATCTCCAGCACGTGCAGCTTCAATAGCAGCATTCAAAGCCAATAGGTTTGTTTGGTCTGCAATATCGTTGATGACTTTTAAAATAGACTCAATGTTATTAGATGCAATGGTCAGCGCTTTTACTTCTTCAACGGCATACTCAATTTTACTCGATAGATTTTCTATTGTGTTTGCCGTATCACTCACCATGTCTGATCCGTTACTGGTTGCTTGCTCTGCCTCTTTAACTGATGTCGCGGCTTGATTAGCATTGTTGGCGACTTCTGTAGAAGTGACCGACATTTCATGCATAGCGGTGGCAAGTTGCTCTAACTCTTTTAGCTGTGTACCCATTGCTTGTGCCGATTGTTTCGCACCTTCGGCTGTCATCTCAGTCCCTTCTTTAATACTGGTGCCGAGTGTCTTTGACTGTTTTAGTTGGTCCTGAAGTTTACTGACGAAGGTATTAAAACTTTTCGCTAATAGAGAAAACTCTTCGTCGGTGTTGGTATCTAGACGTTGAGTTAGATCTCCGTGTCCAGTAGCAATACCGTGAATAGCGTCATTAAAATTTGCCAGAGGGCGCAGTAGATATCGAATCCAGTAAGTCAAAGCAAAAATACTAAGTACCAGCGCAATGACGCTAAATAAGATTGACTTATTTCGCAGGCTATTGAGTGCAGAATAAGCCAGTTCTTCATCTACAACCGCGCCAACATACCAGTTTTCTCCGGGTATTTGCATAAACGTAACCTGCAGGTTTTTACCTGCCAGCTCTGTTTCTTGCGCACCATCTCGAATATTAATATTCGGCAAGTAATCGGAAATATTGACGCCATTAAATGTGTTATTTGGATGAGCAATAGTGCTGCCCGACTCAGTCACAATAAATATATAACCCGCATCAAATGTATTAAATTGATTCACCGCTTCCGATAGATTAGTCAGTGAGACATCAAAAAACATACTCCCTATATAGCGTCCTTTTTGATGTAAAGGGCTGCCTATAGATACGTTTATTTCATTGGTTGAATCATTCAAATAAGGCTGAGTTAAGATAATTTTCTGTGCCTGCTTAGATTGTTTGTACCAAGGGCGAGTTCGAGGGTCGAAATCGTCGCCCGCCTCCCACGTGTCCACATTTTCAAGCATCTTACCATTTGATTCGTACCCGACACCTGCGGCAAGAAAAGACGTCTTAACTTGCGGGCTTTCAACTACTTTCTGAGCATGTTGGTAATCTTCTGCAGAAAACTCCACAAATTCGCTCACCGCTTTTGCGACATTTTTTTGAGCCTGTAACTCAGAGAATGTGTAATTTTTTACGCTACTCAACATCTCTTTAATATTTCTATCGATCTGAGAGTCAATGTGACTCTTAACAGTATATAGCTGCTCTATAGTCAAAAACGAAACCGACACAAACAACATTAACGATGATGCCGCCACAATCTTGTAGTTAAACTTCATGATTCTAAATCCAATTTTAATTTATATGCAACAAGGCGCAGTGAGTAATATATAATAAGCATATTAATTTGAATAACGGCTCATTTCTGCTACATATCTCACCGAATTATATAAATAATGGATATATCGATTTGTTTGGTTAACAAACGTACATATAACTGTGATGAATTGCATATCGCCGCGAAACGACTTATATGAATACGTTAGGTGATGGTGTTGAGGGTTGTTACTTTCATTAATAAAAAATGACCAGCTCAATGTTTTTAGGTTCTATTTCTTTAACCCAATTTCATTCTAAAGCTGTCTTTGTAGTGTCGAGAGAGATTTAAGAGCTTACCGTTTTTAAGTTTGATCTCTGCATCACCACTTGGCTGAGGGGTGATAGACTCTACTTCGTCTAGGTTGATTCCGTATGAACGGTGTATTCTACAAAAACCTCTGTCTGAAATCTGTTCTATTAGGCCGCCTAATGTGGCACGGATAGGATAGACCCGCTCTTTTATATGCAAGTTGACATAGTTTCCGGATGACTCTAACCACTCTATATCATCAATCTTAACTATAAATTCCTTTCCAAGCTTTCTAATTAACAGTCTATCTATAGATTGCTGTACTGGTTCATCTTCACCTTCATCCACCAGTTTGGCCTCACCAATCATTCGACTGATCACGAAATTGAAACTGTAGCTATACAATACAAAAAACACGTAGAGCCACGCGTCCTTCCGATATTCATAAAATAACTCCAAGGACATATCACCAAATTGATAGTGTATTCCTTGAGTAAAAAAAATAATTTTTCGTATCAGTACCATCAAAAACACGTGGATCAACGAAAACAAAATTGACCCTAAAAAGTGCCAAATCAGATTTTTTTTGTAAAGTAGCCAAGTTAATGGAAATTTATTTAACAAGGCTGCGATCAGAGGCAATGCCAACATAAAACCGACAGCACTGGAATACTCCGAAAGAAAAGGAGACCAAAATGGAAAGGATAACTCACCGCCACTCCGGAGCGCCTCCATGATAATCGACGTCGCATTGATGGTGTTATTGATGATTATGTAGAGCGAAAAAAACAGAAATATTGATAATTGGGGACGCTTCTCTATTGTTTTTAAAAGCATCATTTCACACCTTTCCTTTCTGAAGTCGGCTCTTGATGATTTTTCATCTCATTATACCGCGTCTCGTCCCTAACCATTGTCGTTTCAGCCTTCTTGGATGTTTCGTTGACCCAAGTGAAGCTACTATTTATCACAAGATATTAACACAAAGATTGCAAGAAATTACGCGGTTAAGGAAATTATAATGTCGGATGGAATACATACTGGTGCAGCGAGTCAACGGCTCTACTTTCTCGATTGGGTTCGAGTGTTCGCCTTTGCTTTTCTCATTTTTTATCATACAGCAATGATGTTTGTGGACTGGAGTTTTCATATTGAAAGTGGTTATAACAGCGTCTTGCTAAAATCTATTATGTTACTCACTTCAACCTGGCGCCTCGATATACTGTTTATCGTGTCTGGCGTCGCAATGAGCTATATGATCACCAAGATGCCACTGAAATCGTTTACTTGGCAACGCGTCATTAAACTCTATCTTCCGTTGCTGTTTGCCGTCGTGGTGGTCGTTGCGCCACAATCTTATTATGAAGCAATCCAAAAAGGGGTGTTTGAAGGTTCATTTTGGCAGTTCTGGTCTACATTTTATTTTACATTTACTTGGGATGAGCGCATGGAGGCCCCCTTTCCTACCTACAATCATATGTGGTACGTGCTCTATCTATTTCACTACACCCTTGTACTTCTTCCCCTGATGAAATTTATCAACAGCACAACAGGAAAGGCTTTTCTTGCCACGATTGAGCGCTGGCTGTCAAAAAAGAGGCGTATTATTTATGTTCCTATCGTCATTTACCTATCGATATATCTCTTATTCAATGAACACAAGATAACCCATGCATTTCATAACGACTGGTACGGTCATAGCCTCTTTCTTTTTGCGGTGATACTGGGACTCTTCTTTGTTCGAATGCCACTTATATGGCCATCTTTTGAAGAAAATCGATATCGAACCTTAGCCTTAGGGTTAGCAAGCTATGGTGTACTTCTGCTTATCTATAACCTACCCGCCGAAGACTTCATCGTTGACAAAAGCCTCGCTTGGGATCTGATACGATTAATTGTCAAGTGGTCATGGATCGCACTCATTATTGGTTTTTCAAGAAGGCACCTTAATTTCAGTAATCGGGCTTTACAATATTGCAATCAGGCCGTGTACCCATTTTTCATTCTGCATCAGACGATAATAATCGTGTTCGGCTATTATGTTATTGGTTGGAAGTTACCTGGAGTGATGGCATTTCTAGTCATATGCTGTGGCACATTCATTATATGTGCTTTACTTTACGAGCTTGTCATCAAGCAAGCTGCTCTTCTAAGGTTTCTTTTCGGAATGAAATCAAAGCAGATAACACAAACAACAAGTTAACAGGAACACACTGCAAAGCTATCATCTAACCTTTCAACGCCCTTCTAATCTACCACTTATCCTAGTGTCTAGTATTTTAAGGGTCATATAAGCCAAATCTCTGCTTTCTTGTGCATAAAATAATACCAATCTGGAAGATTAACCAAGTTTTCGATTACGTATATACTTAATCATAATATTCGATTGTATGTTGTTGGTCACATAATTAATACCTTGGTATTGTATTGGTACTATTAACTGGTATTGTCATTACCGTACGCTACAGTACCAAAGGAGATTAATATGAAATCTACAAACAAAAAATTATCAGTCATGATGTTTATCGAATGGTTTATCTGGGGAGCATGGTTTGTTCCTCTGTGGCAAATACTGACTTCAAACGGATTTACACCCACTCAAATCGCATGGTCTTACGCTTGTACGGCTATCGCGGCAATTCTATCCCCTATTCTAGTCGGTTCAATCACGGACCGATTTTTCCCTGCTCAAAAAGTCCTTTCTGTGATGTTGATTGCAGGTGCAGCATTAATGTATCTGGCGGCGCAACAAACTGAATTTTCGAGTTTTTTCCCTTTATTGTTGCTCTATTCATTAACCTACATGCCCACAATTGCGTTAACAAACAGTATCGCATTTTCGAACGTAGAAGACGTGGAACGAGACTTCCCAAGAATTCGCGTATTAGGCACGATCGGATGGATTGCATCCGGTATTGCTATCGGTTTCCTACCGGGTTGGTTAGGTTATGGCGATATCTCTTCGAGCAATATCCCACTTATAATTACGGCGGTTAGTTCAGCTATTTTAGGTGTGTTTGCACTGGTATTACCGAATACGCCACCGAAAAGTACTGGCAAACTCAGTCTTAAAGTCATGCTTGGTCTAGATGCACTGGTACTACTAAAAGATCGTAACTTTTTGGCCTTCTTTGTCTGTTCATTCATGTTCAGCATGCCACTCGCTTTCTATTACATCTTTGCTAATGGGTTCTTAACAGAAGTAGGGATGAGTAATGCAACCGGTTGGATGACATTAGGTCAGTTTTCTGAAATATTCTTCATGTTAGCGTTACCTTTTTTCACTAAGCGCTTTGGTATTAAAAAGGTACTACTTCTTGGTCTCACTACTGCGGCTATTCGGTATGGCTTCTTTGTCTACGGCAGTGCCGATACTTGGTATCTATATTCAATATTATTCGCAGGTATCTTACTTCACGGCGTAAGTTACGATTTCTATTTCGTCACCGCTTACATTTATGTCGATAAAAAAGCCCCTGCCCATATGCGTACCGCGGCTCAAGGTCTTATCACCTTAGGTTGTCAAGGCATCGGTAGCTTATTAGGGTACCGTTTAGGTGGTGTTCTAATGGAGAAAATGTTTGCTTACGATGAACCTCAAAACGGTCTGTCTTTTGATTGGGCAGGAATGTGGGGCTTT
This portion of the Vibrio sp. VB16 genome encodes:
- a CDS encoding glutamate synthase-related protein → MSNPIVENNKPINVELTKDQEYYFCTCGRSGNQPYCDGSHAGSGFKPKSFIANESGGAYLCRCKHTANPPYCDGSHKQFSSEQVGQEGPGVQIQPAGTMPVAAATKEEPTVEFIHQLAREGLSKMGHHGPMTSMGVPRNELPHWDDLQIMVAQMATKPLLEDVPVSTQLVIGPNAKKPLTLNIPLFVSDMSFGALSEEAKVSLATGAELAGTGICSGEGGMLPEEQAANSRYFYEFASAGFGYDESKLINVQAFHFKGGQGAKTGTGGHLPGNKNIGKIAEVRGIEAGTAAISPPTFKNLHTAEDFKKFADRVREVTGGIPIGFKLSANHIESDIQFALDASADYIILDGRGGGTGAAPEMFRDHISVPTIPALARARAYLDKQGVSGEVTLIVTGGLRVPMDFVKAMALGADGVAISNSAMQSIGCVAARMCNTNNCPAGIATQKADLRQRLNVSKASVQLKNFFEASVELMQVMSRACGHDALNKFNKNDLATWKKEMAQLSGVKYSGVSKM
- a CDS encoding alkaline phosphatase: MKFDKTVLAITMSLTLVAPVCQAEVKNLILMIGDGMGPQQVGLLELYAREAPSSIYNGKSTAISKFAEEGLVGMSLVHPDDSIVVDSACSATQLAIGQFAPSEVIGLDAKGNPAETILEKAKRLGKATGLVSDTRITHATPASFAAHQPHRSLENTIAAEMLASGVDVMLSGGIRHWLPKEVNDKGKIYDEFVEMTDGAVKIKSKRKDSKNLITDAHDAGYQIAFTKDQLAATTSDSKLLGLFAYSGMYNGIRYTATKDDPKRTQPTLKEMTMKALDVLSQDEDGFFLMIEGGQIDWAGHNNDAGTMLHDLLKFDDAIEYVYDWVQNRTDTMVVITADHETGSFGFSYSAANLPKAKKLPGSGFADREYKPNFNFGDKSLLDRLYAQSMSFDDMTSEFYDLDKSMQTPEAFRDIMNDHTDFPITLEQATAILTDVPNPYKTPGHSYLSADTLPAIHDFQSFYVYGDEIRWDLMGRALAEQQNIVWGTGTHTSTPVGVIAWGPMKEIKPFSQITHHSQVGQYMMDNIK
- a CDS encoding LysR substrate-binding domain-containing protein, translated to MRFNHTSVTGGGDKDSFVETALAEQGLRRRIQFTVPFFTSALTAICRSDMLLVIPEHIAISMQQSFSIKYFPLPIEAPKQKYWLIWHPKYDNDPSHKWLRETVLSVMRSSMCLMAMVSME
- a CDS encoding membrane lipoprotein lipid attachment site-containing protein yields the protein MKKIIFLTFAVLSLSACSGVRQTDQAFDSHAESVNFLFLQFPGGDTQERAMELVPENAEVVTVQSTPSDTTSVLGVLNRLIGIDQTKVSGTVDTAE
- a CDS encoding iron-containing alcohol dehydrogenase, translated to MNIQRCHFTLKKHVFSGYAKLMKPITNRLSFPTPTIIANHSAVTNMVEQLQMEGIQRPVVITDSVFSTLPAFQILVDALNTASINYAIFDGVVPDPDFVVISKGIEACKSHNFDAVIAIGGGSSIDAAKVINTCALNNTLPRKTVGLFRIRRKGAYFVAIPTTAGTGSETTIVSVVTDEIDHQKKQVISMKIVPDLAVLDPRLMIGLPPAITATTGIDALTHAMESYLSLFSTPDLDKINLDTIRDIFAYLPQCYGEGSTSLENRLKMAQASHNAGITFTQTSVGWAHGIAHQLGAYYKMPHGLANALVLPHVLKFYVPTATKRMAEMAEAIGITEGSNLEKANKLVDSVIALCEILNIRVEPNMIQQSDIKAMSANIIKEVYVSPYPVPRYFGSQYELEAFICTIFK
- a CDS encoding methyl-accepting chemotaxis protein, giving the protein MKFNYKIVAASSLMLFVSVSFLTIEQLYTVKSHIDSQIDRNIKEMLSSVKNYTFSELQAQKNVAKAVSEFVEFSAEDYQHAQKVVESPQVKTSFLAAGVGYESNGKMLENVDTWEAGDDFDPRTRPWYKQSKQAQKIILTQPYLNDSTNEINVSIGSPLHQKGRYIGSMFFDVSLTNLSEAVNQFNTFDAGYIFIVTESGSTIAHPNNTFNGVNISDYLPNINIRDGAQETELAGKNLQVTFMQIPGENWYVGAVVDEELAYSALNSLRNKSILFSVIALVLSIFALTYWIRYLLRPLANFNDAIHGIATGHGDLTQRLDTNTDEEFSLLAKSFNTFVSKLQDQLKQSKTLGTSIKEGTEMTAEGAKQSAQAMGTQLKELEQLATAMHEMSVTSTEVANNANQAATSVKEAEQATSNGSDMVSDTANTIENLSSKIEYAVEEVKALTIASNNIESILKVINDIADQTNLLALNAAIEAARAGDSGRGFAVVADEVRNLAQKTQKSTTEIKGMIEQLQSGAKSVSEAMNQSQLEADQAVKQATGANSALGDIQALILTISDMNTQIASAAEEQSLVSEEVNANTLNIKSLSEQVAEAAGNANLAMKTQIKNVNDQDVLLNSFKV